Proteins found in one Brachypodium distachyon strain Bd21 chromosome 5, Brachypodium_distachyon_v3.0, whole genome shotgun sequence genomic segment:
- the LOC104585252 gene encoding uncharacterized protein LOC104585252 isoform X2, which produces MEVAISAVAGELVSRFISFLMNKYNSSLSHAQSEEEGKVVERLQHLLMRAGTIVEEADARYITNSRMMMQLKILSEAMYAGYRVLDTLRYRTLQEGTRFDEVHEAS; this is translated from the exons ATGGAGGTTGCAATATCTGCAGTTGCAGGTGAACTTGTCAGCCGGTTCATCTCTTTCCTGATGAACAAGTACAATTCCTCCTTGAGCCATGCACAgtcagaggaggaggggaaagTAGTGGAGAGATTGCAGCATCTCCTGATGAGAGCTGGCACTATAGTCGAGGAGGCAGACGCGCGATACATAACCAACTCCAGGATGATGATGCAGCTCAAGATACTCTCGGAGGCCATGTACGCAGGATACCGCGTGCTGGACACCTTGAGGTATCGAACCCTCCAAGAAGGTACAAGGTTCGATGAG GTGCACGAGGCTAGTTGA
- the LOC104585252 gene encoding uncharacterized protein LOC104585252 isoform X1 yields the protein MEVAISAVAGELVSRFISFLMNKYNSSLSHAQSEEEGKVVERLQHLLMRAGTIVEEADARYITNSRMMMQLKILSEAMYAGYRVLDTLRYRTLQEGTRFDELLSKGD from the exons ATGGAGGTTGCAATATCTGCAGTTGCAGGTGAACTTGTCAGCCGGTTCATCTCTTTCCTGATGAACAAGTACAATTCCTCCTTGAGCCATGCACAgtcagaggaggaggggaaagTAGTGGAGAGATTGCAGCATCTCCTGATGAGAGCTGGCACTATAGTCGAGGAGGCAGACGCGCGATACATAACCAACTCCAGGATGATGATGCAGCTCAAGATACTCTCGGAGGCCATGTACGCAGGATACCGCGTGCTGGACACCTTGAGGTATCGAACCCTCCAAGAAGGTACAAGGTTCGATGAG CTGCTGAGCAAAGGCGATTGA